In the Arachis stenosperma cultivar V10309 chromosome 8, arast.V10309.gnm1.PFL2, whole genome shotgun sequence genome, CAAATCCCATGCCTGATTCAAATCCAATTTTTCtgaggatatatgtatgttTTGAGGCTTGTAAGAAGGGATTTGTAGGTGGTTGTAGACCATTCATAGGATTGGATGGCACATTCCTTAGAGGGTATTATGGGGGGCAGCTTTTAACAGCTATAGGGCAGGATGCGAATAACCACATCTACCCCATTGCATATGCAATTGTTGAATCAGAAAACAAGGACAGCTGGAAGTGGTTTTTAGATATCCTTCAGGATGATGTGGGAGACTTTCAGGCAAACGGAATTAACTTCATGTCAGACATGCAGAAGGTATGTATGTTTTAATGCTGCACATGTGTTTTACATATGCTATGTATAGTTTTTCATGCTTCATAAATCAATTAGATATACATGCTTAGTGTATAATACTGATTAGTCTGGCTTAGATTTACATGCTTAGATTTACATGCTTCAAATGACATTATCATGAATGCTGTTTATGGTCACTGAAGTATGAAAGTTGAACAACTGTACAAGGATTGTTGTTGAAATATTGTTAATGTCATTATTAAGGTGATAAGTGATTGCTGGTCATATGAATGGTTATATGCAGGGGTTAATTCCTGCAGTCCAAGAAATTTACCCAAATGCCAACCACAGGTTCTGTGCCATGCATATATGGCAAAATTTTCGCAAGAAATGGGGTGACTTGCAGCTGAAGAAGTGTATGTGGTCATGTGCTAAGGCCTCTACGACACAAGACTTCAATGCTGCAATGGATAAGCTGAAAAAGATCAACGTAGGGGCTTGGGAATACTTGGACAAGATCAGTCCAAAACAGTGGAGTAGAGCACATTTTAGCGAGTATCCAAAGATGGACAACTACACCAATAACAACTGCGAGGTGTTTAATGCCAAGGTAAAAAAGATGAGGGGGAAGCCTATCGTAACCATGTTGGAAGAAGTTAGGTGCTACGTCATGCGAATCATGGCAAGAAACAAAAAGGCCTTGATTGGGTACAGTGGGAGGTTAGCCCCAACCCAACAGAGCAgattagaaagagaaaagagagagagcaACAAATGGAGACCCCTTCCAACCGGAGATGACGCGGGAAATGTTTATGAAGTCCAATGTCTTCCCATTAAGGTCAGTGTGGACTTGGGCAAAGGTACATGTAGTTGTAGACTGTGGCAGTTGACTGGGCTATCTTGTAGACATGCATGTGCTGCTCTAGCTTACCAGAATAGAAGACCTGAAGAGTATGCACATAACTGGCTAACTATGGGTGCTTATAATGCTGCATATCAGATTTCAATGCGCCTAGTTCCAAGCCAAGAGTTCTGGGAGCATATGGACAGCCTACCAATTCTGCCACCCAGGTACAAGAAGCCAATCGGAAGACCTTCAATGaaaagagacaaaaaaaatGATGCCCCTAAGGATAAGAGTGATCCTCATAGAACTAAGCGGAGGATTGCAACCATCGTGTGCAAATACTGCCTCCAGGTGTGTGCAGTGAACTATAATTCGTTGTTTAAGTTCATCTTTACTATAATTCGTTGTTTAAGTTCATCTTTACTATAATTCGTTGTTTAATTCGTTGTTTAAGTTCATGTGTAGCCTGGTCATAACAAGCGAAGCTGCAAGAAGAGAAAGGAAGCAATGGGTGAAGCGAGTGCTGCCCCACAAGTCCCTGCAAGtgatgaggatgaagatatgCTGACTGAAATGAACTATGAGGAGACATTAGAAGCTGCTGAGGCTGCAGCAGCAGCAACTGAGGTGGGAAACGGTTCAACAGCAGCCCAGACTTCACAGGTCAGTTAGTTACTTGATTCAGTTCGttaattatatttgtttaaCGACCCATGTTGGTAAACTGGTTGTTCTTTCGAATCCAGCCTCCACCTTCGATGCCACAACCACCAGCCACACAACCCCATGATGCCACAACCACTGGAGCAGGCAAGAAACAACATAAAAGGAGAAGTGTCAAGCGACCACCCCCTTCTGCACATACCACAGAAGCTTCTGCACCATCTCCAAGGCATCCAACCACAACCCCTTCCACACACAACTCTCAAACAACCCCAAATCCACTGCAGGGTGCTAGTGCAGGCACAACCACAAGGTTCGTGCAGTTCATGCCTACAATAGATGTGGACGGTATTTCTAGGACTAGAGGCATACATGTTAAAGGCAGGGGTGAAGGAAGAGGTCGAGGCAGGAGAGGTGCATCAAGCGGAGCAAAAAATGGAATTTCCAGCGGGAGCAGTAACTCAACACCAATGTCATAGACTGTGTTGCTTATGTTTTTTTGCTATTCTGATGTAATTGCCATTACTCATATACTTATTTTTGAACCACTTCCTGGTTTATTACAATATGTTGGAGTAGGCAGCATTCATGTTTTGCTTGTTCTGCCTGTGACATGCTACTCTTACTCTATTTAACTATGTTTTTTTGGTTTATATCATGCTCAGTCCAGTTTTTGAGCTAGCTTTCATGCTTTTATACTTCATCCCCACAACCATCAGGTCTCTATGTCACATATTGAGCTTAATTCTGATTCTTTTAGTAGAAAATATACTTGCATGTGCATATATATCCAACTGAGTACCAATAACAGTTCTCATATAGAAGTAACAGGGCAGCAACAGAATCAAACTGTGTATGTCAAAAACAGGAAACACATTCATAGTCTCATGATTTACAAAGACCCTAGTTCCATACAAATTTTACATTTTCAGAAAGAAATACAGCAGAAATATCAAACAAAATGCAACAGCCAAGGCTATCCATACAAGCAACACTCTAATACCCTTAATTTCACCCCTAATTTCAACCCTAAGTTTCTCTATCCCTGTCGCCAGGATTGATGATGCTTCGTGATTTTCCCCAACTTCAGTGACAATGAGCCCATCATCATGCCTTGGATAAGAACTCCCTGACTGTCTTCTGGCCAAACATCTTGCTATGCCCTCCCATCCTTCTTCGATTTCATCAACCCATACAAAGTATTTGCAGTCTCTTGTCTGCCAAAACAACACAAATGCACCGATTCGTCAACTTAAATGCAAACAAAACTTTCTCACCTGGACTCCAACAGCATCTGCCCTTACCGCCCATAGAGGACATCTGATGAACCATCGATTAGGGTTCGTAACGGTGCCAGACTCCATCAACGCAAAGTCTCTTCCACAGAAGCATCTGCCATCCAGCTTcttcaccttcttcttcttcgaacTTGACGAAGAACTGCCACTGCCATCACTTGGAGCAGGGGTAAATCTGCGGGAAGACATTGAGGGAGGTACGAACCAAGCTTCGATTGAGATTCAACGTCACACTCGTTGACATCCAACAAGTTTCGATTCTCTGGATCCTGGTTTGTATTGGGGAGGGTTGAAGCTACCTAGGGTTTTCATTTCGTTAGTTCAGCCTATCCCTTTTGATTAACAACGTTCAATTCTACGTCAGAAAGGCTTTTGGGGGGGTGGAAGTGCCACGTAGGTTCGGAATGCCACGAACCATGCTCAGAACCAAGGCGGGTCACTTTTGTCACACGGACCTCATCTCTCATGGGTACAAGTCTAGTTTCGGGCTATCATGGGTACGAATGTCAGCGTTTTCATCtctcatgggtacaaatggtcatttattctatatttaaatACCAGTTGGTCCTTAAATTGATGATTATTTTGTTCTACAAAAAACCAACTCGATGTTAAAAATCTTGGAAGCAACTGATTTGATATCCTACATGTCTTAAACCAATTTGAACATTTACTCTATCAGTTAACATATCATATTTCAATATTTGAATTTCATTCCCAATACTACCTGAAACTAAATAAGCATACAAAGTTGACATAGTTGGATTACATAGGACTAATTTCATTAATCTTGTACTATTAGGCAAAGAAACATAAGACATTcacaacttaaaaaaaaaatttggccaATAAGAAACATATCATATTCAATCATCAATGCATAATAACAAGAATCATGTACAAACAAGCATTGATTTTCAAAGATTGGGCCAAAATTTTCACTAAAAGCTCTGAGGTATATTGTCGAACACTTGGCGTGCAAGAGcataaacaacacaaaatagcGCCAAGAAACATTCTTTGCAACACCAATTCAAAATTCAGCACCAATAACATGAAAAATCAGCAGCATTTCGTAATGACTCACCAAAGTATCAGCCAATCAATccaaacaaattgaaattcaaactcaagaaaCTCTTAACAGCATGTTTAACTATGTATAAACTAACTAATTCTAATCagaaaatcctaattctaaccTAAACACAACTAACAGCAGCAAATAATCCTAACCAAATCAAATTAACACTAGAATCAACATATAACTAATCCTAAATTAACTAAAACAGAGAAGAAAAGGTGATCTGGGAACCTGAGTCGAAGAACAGAGCAAGAACTCAGGAGAGGGATGCAGTGGCAGTGTCCAGCCGCTGCTGCGTCTGAACTCACTGGAACTAGAGTGGCTCTGTTCTGATTCTGCCACTGAGAATGAGGGAGGCAGGGGCGAGCTAGAGAGCCGCAGTGCGAGGTTGTGAGGAGGGGAAGAAGACAGTCGTGGCGGAGCTGGATGGTAGCCGGCGGTGAGACAGAGAAGGCAGGAGACAGGGGAAGAGAAAGGGTTTTCGCGGTGGTTGTTCGGTGAgggtggaagaagaagaagaagaagaagaaagaagggaagaagaagaagaagatgacgGTGGAGGTTCAGTGGTTCTGACGGAGACGCTGGGGGTGATGATCGATGGTGGCGCTGCATTGGTGGTCGAAACGGCGAGAAAAGGGTGGTGGATGGTGGTGTGATGGTTTGCCGGAGGTGGTTCTGTGGTGGTGAAGGACGATGGTGATGGTGGAGGGTGATGAGGAGCACTAAAATTGCAGAATCCCACCAACATAATCAAACGCCAAAATTGCAGCCCAAATTCACAACTTCACAAGTGCAGATTCAGTCATTcacaatgagagagagagagagagagagagagagagagagagagagagagagagagagagagagagagagagagagagagagagagagagaggaactTACTTGCGGACAGAGGAGGAAGACAGCGACGCGCTGAGAGAAAAGGGGCTCCGGTTCCGGTGACAGGCTCAGCAGATTGAAGAGAAATACAGAATATCaacttcaataaaaacgtgTTAATGGTTGAAGTGTATACTAGATTGtttctagaaaaaaaaaaaacatataaatcataacaacaaaaaacataaaattatacagatcaaaaattaaaaattctacCAAAATTCATACATCTTTCGGCCACAACAAAAACATATAGATTagtaaaaaaatcaaaataattaatatatcaaaaattgaagattgaaaaattaaatagaagCAGCAACCCTACCACACCGAGAAAATGGAAGCGCGTAGCAGACTGTAGAAGAGGAGCCTGATAGGCGCGGAGCTTCTGGTCAGCCCGGCATGCGAAGTAACAAGGAGGGGGTGAGTCGGGTGACGCCGACGACACGTGACAAGCTACGGCGAAGTGCGACTAGCAAGCGCAGAGAACAACCAGGAAGCTAGGCGAACGACGACGCAGCAAGGAGGAGGTGATGCATCGACGCCGGCGAATCGCGTGCGGCTGGGAGGAGATGAGGCTGGCAGTGAGCGCGACACAGTGGGGAAAAGGAGGAGGTGAGGCAGCGTGATAGATTAGAAGAACAAGGAGGTTAGAGGTAGAGGAATGGAGCCATGGAGGTTCAGATTTGGGAAGAAGAAGTGAAGGAGAAGAGGGAGGTTGTCAGGTTGGGGCTCATGTTGTATGGGTGTAAAGGTGTCTTTCATGCCAAGGAAAGCTcaagggtttttttttttttggtctggAGAAAAGCTCAAGGGTTGGGATTCATTCGGACAACCTGGGCTTGCTCTTCTAGAAGGCCCATTTTGTTAACAAAGAAGCTGAAACCTCATCAATCCAAATCGGGTTTTAAGCTGCCTCAATTCATTGGATTTTTTGGCCCTTTTATCCAAACATCACTCTTTTACCctcttttagtttttaaaaaaaaataaaaataaaatacgatttataatttaaaaaattcttatTAAATATGGCTTATTTCGATGTACTTATATATTTCTGGAGACAATAATAATGATTGTCATTATTAAATATggctttttttaatttataattaaaaaattttttgaagaagTCATGCTTGTTGTTTGTGTATTTTTGTGTACTCCTATATACTGTTTGTAGATCTATATACTATTTGGAGATGATCATAATAGATTAAAATAGCggtattgaaaaaaaattaaagagagtTTGCCGGGGGATAGGCGAACTCTATAACTATAATTTTTATAGAGTTCGCCCGGGGTGCAGCAAACTTGCtctatacaaaaaaaataatattcgGAGAATTAAAGTTTAAAATGGTGTTTGGGAAAATAtgaatttcttttttatttccgAAAAAAATCCTCATTGTAGTTAACCTAACTGATGTGTACCCCACTATACTCGGAGATAAGATCCAAACAGAAACCGAGCTTGAAACCCGGAAGCTAACAAACAGGAATAGAAAACTGCGACCAGGTTGCTCTTATCCATTGGGCGCTATCCACAAAACAACGGAAACCGCTACCCAAGCAAGGTAACAACTCTGTGCAAGTCAAAGATACTAACAACGGCACTTATCAGATTTATCGGAACTCACTAAACACAAAACTCAACTATAAAACCAGGCCACATAACCCATGAAAAGCCAGGTTACAGAACTCTCTCTGATTTATCTCTCTTATTCTGATATTACTCACATACTTACTTGAGCGTCAGAGTGCTTTGTGCAGGTGCTCCCGCCGCTGTGTTTCAAAGGATCGAGGCATACCTCTGGCATTGCCCCTGGACAACGTATAGCTCGACCCAGGACTTGAGTGACCCCTCAGAGGCCATACATCTCGGTCCACTCAGGACGGAACATCTGGCGCCCACCGTGGGTCCCAAGAGTCAACCTAACCCCACCTTTTTACTTCATATTGCACTTTGTATCTTCTTTGTGTAGGGTTTCTCAACTCTCCGATATGGCCGATAATGGAGTTCACCAAATCACTCAGGCCGAGCTCCTGGCCCAGATGGTAGAACTGCAAGCTGAAGTTCGAAGACTCGCTGAGATGTCCACTCGAAACAACGCCGGCAAACACGAGGAGAACGGCCCTAAGGGCCCAGGCAAAGACAACACAGACCTACTGAATGTCAATCCTCCAAAGGAGAAGTTAACCTTGGACAACCCGTTCTCCGAGGAAATCACCAACTATCAGATGCCAAAGAATTTTACACTGCCCTCTTCCCTTGAGCCGTATAAGGGGATTGGTGACCCCCGGGCTCATATTAAGAAATTCTAATCTATGATGTTCTTTAATGGCCCTAACAATGAACCCGTGCTTTGCAGGGCTTTTCCCACATACCTTGATGGAGCTGCATTACTTTGGTTTTCAAAATTACCTGAAGGATCAATCTCTTCATTTGAAAAATTGGCGAAGTCCTTCATCGACTACTTCGCGGCGGCGCGGATATATGTACATGGATCAGACTACTTAGGAACCATCCGCCAAGGTCCACAAGAAAGCCTAAACGACTATATGACGAGATTCGCAGAGGCTACCATGGAGATAATAGACCTGAACCCGGCTGTCCACCTACACGCCATCAAGTCCGGTCTCAAGCCCGGGAAGGTCAGAGAAACAATCGCGGTAACAAAACCAAAAACATTGGAAGAATTTCGAGACAGGGCGGCCGGACAAATGGAGATCGAGGAACTCTGTGAAGccgaaaaaacagaaagaaggCGACCCCGAAGGGAGGAAAGCCGAACAATAAGGTCGGCCGACCACAAAGACTCCAGGAAACCATTCAAGCTCACCCCAAAGTTCGACAATTACACTTGGTTCAACACAAAAAGGGAAAAGataattaaagaaatacttaaTGCCAAAATCATAAAACCTCCGACAAGAGCAGAAAATTATCAAGACCAACGATTCGTCGACAAAAGTAAACACTGGGCTTTCCATCAGAAGTACAGACATACAACTGACGAGTGCGTCATAGCTAAAGATCTGCTGGAAAGATTAGCTCGGCAAGGCCTTCTGGACAAATATATCGAAGGAAGAAGACATAAGGAAAACGGCCGAGACCCAGAAGAACGCCAACAGACCTTAGGGAGCAAAGAGGACAATAAATGGTCGAACAGTACACCACCAAAAGCCATTATAAATTGCATTTTCGGAGGGTTTGCCAGCAGAGTTGCAATAACCTCGACAAGAAAAAGAAGCTACCGCGCAATGCTGGCAATCGAAGGAACAACCCCGCAAAACAAAGACAAGTTCGACCTTCAAATCACCTTCAGCCAGACAGACATATGCTCGGCAGCACCAAAACTAGACGACCCGGTGGTAATCTCTATCCAAACAGGCGAGCTATTGGTAAGAAAAGTCCTTTTGGGCCCAGGTAGCAGTGCAGATGTAATTTTCTATTCCacttttctaaaaataaaattatctgaAAAACTGATACAACTCTCATTCGGAGAACTAGTAGGTTTCTCTGGGGAAAGGGTCCCCATCAAGGGATACATATGGCTAAAGACAGTGATAGGAGAAGGCTTATTATCAAAAACTATAGATTTACAATACCTGATAGTTAATTGTCCCAGTCCTTATAATATTATTCTCGGAAGACCTGCTCTGAACATATTCAGAGCAGTAGTGTCCACCTTTCATCTGTATGTTAAATTTCAGGTACAGGACGGAAGCATAGCAACGCTTCACTCAAATCACCAACAAGCTCACCAGTGCTACAACGCAAGCCTGAAGAAGtcgaaaataaaagagaagCATCAGCAAGAAGTCAAAGCGATCCTCAGTCAGAATGAGGTCCTAACCCTGGCCGAGCTCGATCCCTGAATGGACACTAAAGAAAGACCTCAACCAACAGATGAACTCCAGAAAATTCCATTGACCAACAAGCTAGAGCAGGCAACATACATCAGTCAAGCTTTACATGGACAAGAAAGGTCAGACCTTATCAAGGTGTTACAAGCCAACGCCGATCTCTTCGCCTGGACTCCAGCAGACATGCCAGGTATAAATCCAGATGTAATTTGCCACAAGCTCGCCACTGACAGAACGGTCCGACCTATAGCTCAAAAGAAAAGGAATCTCGGAACAGAAAAATCAAAGGCAGCCCTAGAAGAAACCGAAAAACTCCTTAAAGCTAACTTCATCAAAGAAATTCGATTCACCACATGGCTATCAAACGTGGTTATAGTAAGGAAAAGCTCAGGTAAATGGCGCATGTGCGTCGACTTTACAGATTTAAACAAGGCATGTCCTAAAGATGCTTATCCCTTACCATGTATTGATAAACTTGTAGACAATGCATCAGGTTTCAAAAGCTTaagcttcatggatgcatactctggCTACAACCAGATCCTCATGCATCCGGAAGACCAAAGCAAGACAGCATTCATAACTGAACATGGAAATTTTTGTTATAAAGTAATGCCATTTGGCCTAAAGAATGCAGGTGCAACCTACTAACGGCTGATGGACAAAGTATTTCGCCATCAAATAGGTCAGAACATGGAAATCTATGTGGATGATATGGTCGCCAAAACCACTCACGAGAGATCACACTGTGACGATCTCAAGGAGATATTCGGACAGATCCGAGCATACAACATAAGACTCAACCCGGAGAAATGTGCCTTCGGAGTTCAAGGAGGTAAATTCCTCGGATTTATGCTAATCTCACGAGGGATTGAAGCAAACCCTGAAAAATGTGGAGCAATACTTAATATGGCAAGCCCTAAAACGATGAAAGAGGTCCAACAGTTAGCAGGGAGAGTAGCCGCACTATCACGATTCCTGCCGGCAGTGTCAAACCGATCATATCACTTCTTCCAAACAATGACGAAGAATAAAGAATTCGAATGGACTACAGAATGCGAGACAGCATTCGCCGAGCTTAAAGCCATCCTGTTATCACCACCAGTATTACAAAGACCGGAAGTCAGTAAACCTTTATATTTATACTTGTCTACTTCCAGTTATTCTATAAGCTCGGCTCTCGTTGTTGAAATAGGAAGACTACAGAAGCCAGTATATTTTGTCAGCAGAGTAATGCAACCAACAGAACAGAGGTATCCAAGAATAGAGCAACTAGCCTTAACACTTGTAACAACAGCCAGAAGGCTCAGGCACTACTTTTAAAGCCACCCAATAATTGTAAGGACAAATCAACCGCTAAGGCAAATATTGACAAAGCCAGAGTTGGCCGGACGACTTATCAAGTGGTCTGTCGAGCTCTCAGAATTCGACATCCAGTTCCAATCAAGACTAGCCTTGAAAGCACAAATCCTTGCAGATTTTATCTCCGAGCTAACACCAGACGAGCACCACAACAACAAGGCCTGGGAGTTACATGTTGACAGAGCATCGAGCCGAGAAGGAAGCAGAGCAGGGAtaatcctgaaagaagaggacAAAGTAATAGCCGAGCAATCCCTCCAATTCCACTTCTCGGCAAGCAACAATAAGGCCGAGTGTGAGGCGCTCATAGCAGGGCTCAAGCTCGCCCTCAACTTTCAAGTGTACGAACTTATGGTGTATTGCGATTCTCTCTTGGTGGTTCAACAAATCCGAAGAGAATTTCAGGTAAAAGATCCCTTGCTGGAGCGCTACTGGCTCATAGCTAAGGAtctcatttcaaaattcaattcattCACCATATTACATGTACATAGAGAAAAAAACGTTAGGGCAAACATATTATCTAAACTCGCCGCCACTAGGGCAGACACACAAGCATCAGCATTATCACAACTCACACTTAAGAAACCAAGCATTGAATTATTATCTATAAGCATTAATCACCTCCATGACTGGAGGATACCTTTTCTTGAGTACATCAATGCAGGTATCATACCCAGAGATGAACCCAATCCACAGCACTTCAAACGAAAAGCGAGTCTTTACACAAACATAGCTGGGGAACTATACAAACGTGGTTTCTCGTAACCATTGTTAAAATGCCTAAGTAACAAGGAAGCGAAAGAGGTGATGGATAAAGTACATGAGGGCGTGTGTAGAAACCACATCGGAGGACGAGCCCTCGCCGCAAAGATCGTCCGCACCAGATATTACTGGCCGAGCATGAAAAAAGATTGCATAACAAAGGTAAAGGCATGTGACAGCTGTCATAAACACGCCACCATTTCCACAAAGCCGGCCGAGGCCATGCACAGCCTAGAGGTAAGCTGGCCCTTTCACAGATGGGGTCTTGATATTCTCGGCCCATTTCCGATAGCACCAGGCCAGGTAAAATTTCTTTTAGTATCCATAGACTATTTCtccaaatggatagaagcacAACCCTTAGCAAGAATAACAGCCGAAAAGGTATGATCTTTTATATGGAAAAACATTATATGTCGATTTGAAATACCAAAGGAAATAAGATCAGATAATGGTAGACAATTTACAGATAATAAGCTCGCctcattttaaa is a window encoding:
- the LOC130946255 gene encoding uncharacterized protein LOC130946255 — its product is MVAGGETEKAGDRGRERVFAVVVRVSQLSDMADNGVHQITQAELLAQMVELQAEVRRLAEMSTRNNAGKHEENGPKGPGKDNTDLLNVNPPKEKLTLDNPFSEEITNYQMPKNFTLPSSLEPAFPTYLDGAALLWFSKLPEGSISSFEKLAKSFIDYFAAARIYVHGSDYLGTIRQGPQESLNDYMTRFAEATMEIIDLNPAVHLHAIKSGLKPGKVRETIAVTKPKTLEEFRDRAAGQMEIEELCEAEKTERRRPRREESRTIRSADHKDSRKPFKLTPKFDNYTWFNTKREKIIKEILNAKIIKPPTRAENYQDQRFVDKSKHWAFHQKYRHTTDECVIAKDLLERLARQGLLDKYIEGRRHKENGRDPEERQQTLGSKEDNKWSNSTPPKAIINCIFGGFASRVAITSTRKRSYRAMLAIEGTTPQNKDKFDLQITFSQTDICSAAPKLDDPVVISIQTGELLVQDGSIATLHSNHQQAHQCYNASLKKSKIKEKHQQEVKAILSQNEVLTLAELDP